The following proteins are co-located in the Alcaligenes faecalis genome:
- a CDS encoding amidohydrolase family protein encodes MTSPYTVIRGGLVLAHAQAKAEPVDILIKTGEIETMGPPGLPAPADATVVQADDQLLHPGLINAHTHGHGTYAKAMGDRWSLELLLTAGPWINGDRHLEDKYLSTQLNAAEMLLKGCTASYDLYSEVPVPTAEGMNAVAQAYVDAGMRATVAPMMADLSFYQSVPGLIDALPEELQKFVAQLAPQSFRATLSGLTDFLDQQRNPERIRVALAPTIPMLCSDEFLQTCGEISAERNIGLHSHVGESYVQALTGMKRYGTTIVQHLDKLGLISPRFTLAHAIWLDERDLDILAVRGAMVAHNPGSNMRLGNGIADVNAMLERGITVGLGTDGSNSGDNQNMYEAMRLASFSSKVRGPDTERWVTTEQALYAATEGSARCLGMGEQLGRLEPGRKADIVFLDLAHINWIPHNNTVNQLVHLEDGLALRHVMVDGQFAVRDRQLTQVNMPRLRQQVEQAQERITRHTYDKRHITEKLAKAVGSFCLCLGHDRYHVQRWAHSRQDLT; translated from the coding sequence ATGACATCACCTTATACCGTCATCCGTGGGGGCCTGGTGCTGGCCCACGCCCAGGCCAAGGCCGAGCCTGTAGACATTCTGATCAAGACTGGCGAGATCGAAACCATGGGCCCGCCCGGCCTGCCCGCACCTGCTGATGCCACAGTAGTGCAAGCGGATGACCAACTGCTGCATCCCGGCCTGATCAATGCGCATACCCACGGCCACGGCACCTACGCCAAGGCCATGGGGGATCGCTGGTCACTGGAACTGTTGTTGACAGCAGGCCCCTGGATCAATGGCGACCGTCATCTGGAAGACAAGTACCTGAGTACTCAGCTCAATGCCGCAGAAATGCTGCTGAAAGGCTGTACCGCCAGCTACGACCTGTACTCCGAAGTTCCCGTCCCCACAGCGGAAGGCATGAATGCCGTCGCCCAGGCCTATGTGGATGCGGGTATGCGGGCCACGGTCGCCCCCATGATGGCGGACCTGTCCTTTTACCAATCCGTGCCCGGCCTGATCGACGCCCTGCCAGAAGAGCTACAAAAATTTGTGGCCCAACTGGCACCGCAATCGTTCCGGGCCACGCTATCTGGCCTGACGGACTTTCTGGACCAGCAGCGCAACCCCGAGCGCATTCGTGTGGCCCTGGCCCCGACCATTCCCATGCTGTGCTCGGACGAGTTCCTGCAAACCTGCGGTGAAATCAGTGCGGAGCGCAATATCGGCCTGCACAGCCATGTCGGTGAATCCTATGTGCAAGCCCTGACCGGCATGAAGCGTTATGGCACCACCATTGTTCAGCATTTGGACAAGCTGGGCCTGATCTCGCCCCGTTTCACCCTGGCGCACGCCATCTGGCTGGACGAGCGCGATCTGGACATTCTGGCGGTGCGCGGTGCCATGGTGGCCCACAACCCCGGCAGCAATATGCGTTTAGGTAACGGGATTGCCGATGTGAACGCCATGCTGGAGCGCGGCATTACCGTGGGTCTGGGCACGGACGGCTCGAACAGCGGCGATAACCAGAACATGTACGAAGCCATGCGCCTGGCCTCCTTCTCGTCCAAGGTGCGCGGCCCGGATACGGAACGCTGGGTCACCACCGAACAAGCACTCTACGCCGCTACTGAGGGCAGCGCCCGCTGTCTGGGCATGGGCGAGCAGTTAGGGCGTCTGGAGCCGGGTCGCAAGGCCGACATCGTGTTCCTGGATCTGGCCCATATCAACTGGATTCCGCATAACAACACGGTCAATCAGCTAGTGCATCTGGAAGACGGTCTGGCGCTGCGCCACGTGATGGTCGACGGCCAGTTTGCCGTGCGCGACCGACAGTTAACCCAAGTGAATATGCCGCGCCTGCGCCAGCAAGTGGAGCAGGCCCAGGAACGCATCACACGCCATACCTACGACAAGCGCCATATCACGGAAAAACTGGCCAAGGCCGTGGGTTCTTTCTGCCTGTGCCTGGGCCATGACCGCTATCACGTGCAACGCTGGGCGCACTCCAGGCAAGACTTAACATGA
- a CDS encoding ABC transporter ATP-binding protein codes for MIRIEDVNLIYGRHTERETQALKQINLDIQDNEIIAIVGASGCGKSTLLRLIAGLLMPTSGTVRIDDDVVAHPRQDTGIVFQAPTLVPWANILDNTLLPSSIMGRLDDQARSRATRLLSTAGLGNFLHHHPKQLSGGMQQRVAICRALVHNPKVVLMDEPFGALDALTRETMTLELLRLWYEDPKTIVFVTHSISEAVMLGHRIVVMSPRPGQISEILDVNLPRERDFSLVGTPEFTHCAAAVRELIFQHEVA; via the coding sequence GTGATACGCATTGAAGACGTGAATCTGATCTACGGTCGTCATACCGAGCGCGAGACTCAGGCACTGAAACAAATCAATCTGGACATCCAGGACAACGAAATCATCGCCATCGTCGGCGCGTCGGGCTGCGGGAAATCCACCCTGCTGCGTCTGATCGCGGGCTTATTGATGCCTACAAGCGGTACTGTCCGTATTGATGATGACGTGGTCGCCCACCCTCGCCAGGACACCGGCATTGTGTTTCAGGCCCCCACCCTGGTGCCTTGGGCCAATATTCTGGACAACACCCTCTTGCCGTCCAGCATCATGGGCCGCCTGGACGATCAGGCCCGCAGCCGCGCCACGCGCCTGCTGAGCACCGCCGGTCTGGGCAATTTTCTGCATCATCACCCCAAGCAATTGTCCGGTGGCATGCAGCAACGCGTGGCCATTTGCCGCGCACTGGTTCACAACCCCAAAGTGGTGCTGATGGATGAGCCTTTCGGTGCTCTGGACGCGCTGACCCGCGAAACCATGACGCTGGAACTGCTGCGCCTTTGGTACGAAGACCCCAAAACCATTGTGTTTGTGACGCACTCGATTTCCGAAGCCGTCATGCTGGGTCACCGCATTGTGGTGATGTCGCCGCGCCCCGGCCAGATTAGCGAAATTCTGGATGTAAACCTGCCCCGCGAACGCGACTTTTCCCTGGTGGGTACGCCGGAATTTACGCACTGTGCCGCCGCCGTGCGTGAACTTATTTTCCAACACGAGGTGGCTTGA
- a CDS encoding LysR substrate-binding domain-containing protein: protein MLLNLRQIEVFRAIMLTGSISKAAQLLNVSQPAISRLLSYTESRIGLVLFERIKGRLYPTPEARRLYQEVEQVHNSVQRVNEVATDLIEKRHGSLHIAVSPSLGQTLIPMAVTRFRQAFPDVKVYVRTLISSDLVQALVTQQAEVGVAIVPLTHPSLHAQSIYENHLVAVLPASHPLADKQELDASDLEGLDLIGYGNDTPYGQMVQQLFGNRPGVPQLSVEVRLTHIACAMVQAGAGIAVVDELAVAGRVWPDVVVRPINPRTTMPLHMLHSNVVPVSQLAHDFMEVVISTASRGMRAGWA, encoded by the coding sequence ATGCTGCTCAATCTTCGTCAAATCGAGGTCTTTCGCGCCATCATGCTGACCGGCTCCATCAGCAAGGCGGCGCAGTTGCTGAACGTGTCGCAACCGGCCATCAGCCGCCTGCTTTCCTACACGGAATCGCGCATTGGTCTGGTGCTGTTCGAGCGCATCAAGGGGCGTCTGTACCCCACGCCGGAGGCGCGTCGGCTCTATCAGGAAGTGGAGCAAGTCCATAACAGTGTGCAGCGGGTTAACGAGGTGGCGACCGACTTGATCGAAAAGCGCCACGGCAGCTTGCACATTGCTGTCAGCCCCAGTTTGGGACAGACCTTGATTCCCATGGCGGTGACGCGTTTTCGCCAGGCCTTCCCGGATGTGAAGGTGTATGTGCGCACGCTGATCTCCAGTGATCTGGTGCAGGCTTTGGTCACGCAACAGGCCGAGGTGGGCGTCGCGATTGTGCCGCTGACGCATCCCAGCCTGCATGCCCAGTCCATTTACGAGAACCATCTGGTGGCGGTCCTGCCAGCCAGTCATCCTCTGGCCGACAAGCAGGAGCTGGATGCCAGCGATCTGGAAGGACTGGATTTGATTGGTTATGGCAATGACACCCCTTATGGGCAGATGGTGCAGCAGTTATTTGGTAACCGTCCGGGGGTGCCGCAACTGTCTGTAGAAGTGCGTCTGACGCACATTGCCTGTGCCATGGTGCAGGCCGGTGCCGGGATTGCGGTTGTGGACGAACTGGCCGTGGCAGGCCGGGTCTGGCCGGATGTAGTGGTACGTCCCATTAATCCCCGCACCACCATGCCCTTGCACATGCTGCACTCCAATGTGGTGCCAGTATCGCAGTTGGCACACGACTTCATGGAAGTGGTGATTTCCACGGCCTCCCGAGGCATGCGGGCAGGCTGGGCCTGA
- a CDS encoding ABC transporter permease, with protein MSEQTQTLAAAPVRKRRLRLRDFNEITIPALTLIAVVILWELASRLFDIPEYLVPAPSRIWADSMQMKEAMLMHTLVSTRTIMLGFLLSIVVSFPLAVLITYSRFFEQAIYPLLILTQSIPKVALAPILVIIFGPTELPRVVVTFLVAFFPLVISMTAGLLAAPPELIELVRACRATRMQEFFRIRLPFAVPFIFSGLKVAITLSVVGAVVGEFVAADQGLGYLITTSTAFFKTPVAFGAMAILSVLGIVFFQVISAAERILFPWAIKDNRS; from the coding sequence ATGAGCGAGCAAACTCAAACCCTGGCCGCCGCGCCCGTGCGTAAGCGCCGACTGCGTCTGCGCGACTTCAATGAAATTACCATCCCGGCCCTCACCCTGATTGCCGTGGTCATTCTATGGGAGCTGGCCAGCCGCCTGTTTGATATTCCTGAATACCTGGTGCCCGCCCCCTCACGCATCTGGGCCGATTCCATGCAAATGAAAGAGGCCATGCTGATGCACACGCTGGTGTCCACGCGCACCATCATGCTGGGCTTTTTGCTGTCCATTGTGGTGAGTTTCCCGCTGGCCGTGCTGATTACCTACTCGCGCTTTTTCGAACAGGCCATCTACCCCTTGCTGATTCTGACTCAATCCATTCCCAAGGTGGCCCTGGCCCCGATTCTTGTCATTATCTTTGGTCCTACTGAGCTACCACGCGTGGTAGTGACCTTTCTGGTCGCGTTTTTCCCGCTGGTGATCTCCATGACCGCTGGCCTGCTGGCCGCCCCGCCCGAGCTGATCGAGCTGGTCCGTGCCTGCCGCGCCACCCGCATGCAAGAATTCTTCCGTATCCGCCTGCCCTTTGCCGTGCCCTTTATTTTCTCGGGCCTGAAGGTCGCCATCACCTTGTCCGTGGTCGGCGCGGTGGTCGGTGAGTTTGTGGCGGCCGACCAGGGTCTGGGCTACTTGATCACCACTTCTACCGCCTTCTTCAAGACGCCGGTGGCCTTTGGCGCCATGGCCATCTTGTCGGTACTGGGCATTGTGTTCTTCCAGGTAATCTCTGCCGCCGAACGCATCCTGTTCCCTTGGGCGATCAAGGACAATCGGAGCTGA
- a CDS encoding amidohydrolase family protein codes for MSDFDLVVRGNIVERDRIITDGWVAVREGRVAARGVGAAPSAHEHVDARGMWVMPGVLDGQVHSGSQANQEGLGWASRAAAAGGVTTMVEMPYDDPEPVASRPQLDDKIARIESDCHVDVACYGTLNDQHGLEAAAGLIEGGVCGFKFSTFEASPNRFPRVEEDILMEAFRLIAPSGLACGVHNQDQELTRKNIKRMVEAGDTGWDAFLRAHTPLIENLATSAIYEIGAQTCARAHAVHVSLSRGFEICNMYRQAGHKASIETCVQYLMLNHEEHTRRFGAKTKHYPPIRPKAEMDLLWTHIANDECTFVSSDHVSWGLERKQFDNVFQNSSGGPGLETLLPAFWTGCAEHGISPTMVVKQLCWGPAQHFLLEHRKGSLNVGADADIVIVKPETYRFDPSTSLSAVTWSSFEDREFHVRVEATYVRGQLAWDGKIVRNAAGDGQFIRPHKAGELS; via the coding sequence ATGAGCGACTTCGATCTGGTAGTACGAGGAAATATTGTTGAGCGCGACCGCATCATCACTGATGGCTGGGTTGCTGTCCGCGAGGGCCGCGTAGCCGCACGCGGTGTGGGCGCGGCCCCTTCAGCCCATGAGCATGTGGATGCGCGTGGCATGTGGGTCATGCCTGGCGTACTGGACGGCCAGGTGCACTCCGGCAGCCAGGCCAATCAGGAGGGGCTGGGCTGGGCCTCGCGTGCGGCTGCCGCCGGTGGCGTGACCACCATGGTGGAAATGCCTTACGACGATCCCGAACCCGTTGCCTCCCGCCCACAACTGGACGACAAGATTGCCCGCATTGAAAGCGATTGCCACGTGGACGTGGCCTGCTACGGCACATTGAACGACCAGCACGGTCTGGAAGCGGCAGCGGGCCTGATTGAAGGCGGTGTGTGCGGTTTCAAATTCTCTACCTTTGAAGCCAGTCCCAACCGTTTCCCGCGCGTGGAAGAAGACATCCTGATGGAAGCCTTCCGCCTGATCGCCCCCTCCGGTCTGGCTTGCGGTGTCCACAACCAGGACCAGGAGCTGACCCGCAAGAACATCAAGCGCATGGTCGAGGCCGGTGATACAGGCTGGGACGCATTCTTGCGCGCCCACACGCCTTTGATCGAAAACCTGGCCACCAGCGCCATTTACGAAATCGGTGCCCAGACCTGTGCCCGTGCGCACGCCGTACACGTGTCCCTGTCGCGCGGTTTTGAAATCTGCAATATGTACCGTCAAGCAGGGCACAAGGCGTCGATTGAAACCTGCGTGCAGTACCTGATGCTGAACCACGAAGAGCACACCCGCCGTTTCGGTGCCAAGACCAAGCACTACCCACCCATTCGCCCCAAGGCGGAAATGGATCTGCTCTGGACTCACATCGCCAACGACGAATGTACCTTCGTCTCCTCCGACCACGTGAGCTGGGGCCTGGAGCGCAAGCAGTTTGACAATGTGTTCCAGAACTCCTCCGGGGGGCCTGGTCTGGAAACCCTGCTGCCTGCCTTCTGGACCGGCTGCGCCGAGCACGGCATTTCCCCCACCATGGTCGTCAAGCAACTGTGCTGGGGTCCTGCCCAACACTTCCTGCTGGAACACCGCAAGGGCTCGCTGAATGTAGGAGCAGACGCCGACATCGTGATCGTCAAACCCGAAACCTACCGCTTTGACCCGTCCACCAGCCTGTCCGCCGTCACCTGGAGCTCTTTCGAGGACCGCGAGTTCCACGTGCGGGTGGAAGCCACCTATGTGCGCGGCCAACTGGCCTGGGACGGCAAAATCGTGCGTAACGCGGCGGGCGACGGCCAGTTCATCCGCCCGCACAAAGCAGGCGAACTGTCATGA
- a CDS encoding ABC transporter substrate-binding protein has protein sequence MQTLLARTLAVLGLGLAAAAPTAHAADNIHLMLDFIPTGDYAPYYSGIANGIYEKHGIDLKITRGTGSGDTVLKVAGGAADIGLADISAILTSRQNSQTPVKAIASTFSHSAHSLFVLKDSGITNFSGLEGKKIAVSPGNSHKLYFPMVARKANTDPDKIQWVTVDGSSMAPLLINGKVDAAPFLATNYYYQNKQAQRFGKEIVVLPFSDQGFNIYALSVFTTDKTLAERPQMVQNFLNATIEAWDAARKDPDTACQAHVKANPEIDLDDCMGNLNAVLGYIYTDFSAEHGVGSLDADRMKTTYEAVAEAQSLDPAWDYHQAYDPQFIVKANGTAKP, from the coding sequence ATGCAAACCCTGCTTGCTCGCACCCTTGCGGTGCTGGGCCTGGGACTGGCCGCTGCTGCGCCCACCGCCCACGCCGCTGACAACATTCACCTGATGCTGGACTTCATTCCCACCGGCGACTATGCCCCCTATTATTCGGGTATTGCCAACGGGATTTACGAGAAACACGGCATAGACCTGAAGATCACCCGAGGCACCGGTTCGGGCGACACCGTTCTGAAAGTAGCCGGTGGCGCCGCTGACATTGGCCTGGCCGATATTTCTGCCATTCTGACCTCGCGCCAGAACAGCCAGACTCCCGTCAAGGCCATTGCGTCCACCTTCTCGCACTCGGCCCATTCCCTGTTTGTGCTCAAGGACTCGGGTATCACCAACTTCTCCGGCCTGGAGGGCAAGAAAATTGCCGTCTCACCCGGCAACAGCCACAAGCTCTACTTCCCCATGGTGGCACGCAAAGCCAATACCGATCCCGACAAGATTCAGTGGGTGACCGTAGATGGTTCCTCCATGGCCCCCTTACTGATCAATGGCAAAGTGGACGCCGCTCCTTTCCTGGCTACCAACTACTACTACCAGAACAAGCAGGCCCAGCGTTTTGGCAAGGAAATCGTGGTGCTGCCCTTTAGCGATCAGGGTTTCAACATCTACGCCCTGTCCGTTTTCACCACGGACAAGACGCTGGCCGAACGCCCACAGATGGTGCAGAACTTTCTGAACGCCACCATCGAAGCCTGGGACGCCGCCCGCAAGGACCCGGACACGGCTTGCCAGGCCCACGTCAAGGCCAATCCGGAAATTGATCTGGATGACTGCATGGGCAATCTGAACGCGGTGCTGGGCTATATCTACACCGATTTCAGTGCCGAGCACGGAGTGGGCAGCCTGGATGCAGACCGCATGAAAACCACCTACGAGGCGGTTGCAGAAGCGCAGAGCCTGGACCCGGCCTGGGACTATCACCAAGCCTACGACCCGCAGTTCATCGTCAAGGCCAACGGCACAGCCAAACCCTGA